A DNA window from Cloacibacillus sp. An23 contains the following coding sequences:
- a CDS encoding response regulator transcription factor, whose amino-acid sequence MSSERQKILIVDDDKELRELIAETLAGYGYASESAKNGEEMFAALGRGSFCLVLLDIMMPGEDGLSLCRRLRAPGTRWASLPVIFLTALQDTTDKVVGLEIGGDDYLCKPFHARELIARVRALLRRASMSGGGQPAEHGGEGGGLLCFGSWKLNAMARCLIDENGVAVPLSAAEFRLLMLLLKHPQQVVTREMIMDYLAERSLNIYDRSIDAQVSRLRAKLRDKGPNPSLIRTMRGDGYMLASPVRREAAAE is encoded by the coding sequence ACGACGACAAGGAGCTGCGCGAGCTGATAGCCGAGACGCTGGCGGGCTACGGCTACGCCTCGGAGAGCGCGAAGAACGGCGAAGAGATGTTCGCGGCGCTCGGGCGCGGCTCGTTCTGCCTCGTGCTGCTCGACATAATGATGCCCGGCGAGGACGGGCTTTCGCTCTGCCGCAGGCTGCGCGCGCCGGGGACGCGCTGGGCCTCGCTGCCCGTGATTTTCCTTACGGCCCTGCAGGACACGACGGACAAGGTCGTCGGCCTCGAGATAGGCGGCGACGACTACCTCTGCAAGCCGTTCCACGCGCGCGAGCTGATAGCGCGCGTGCGCGCGCTGCTGCGCCGCGCCTCGATGTCCGGCGGCGGTCAGCCCGCGGAACACGGCGGCGAGGGCGGCGGCCTCCTCTGCTTCGGAAGCTGGAAGCTGAACGCGATGGCGCGCTGTCTGATAGACGAAAACGGCGTCGCGGTGCCGCTCTCGGCGGCGGAGTTCCGCCTGCTGATGCTGCTGCTGAAGCACCCGCAGCAGGTCGTGACGCGCGAGATGATCATGGACTACCTCGCGGAACGCAGCCTGAACATCTACGACAGGAGCATCGACGCGCAGGTGAGCCGCCTCCGCGCGAAGCTGCGCGACAAGGGGCCGAACCCGTCTCTGATACGCACGATGCGCGGCGACGGCTACATGCTCGCCTCGCCGGTGCGGCGCGAAGCGGCGGCGGAGTGA